Proteins found in one Micromonospora sp. WMMD1082 genomic segment:
- a CDS encoding glycosyltransferase, whose product MSRVLVVSVEPPWPAQHGGRIRTARVAEALGRQGELLVAFPDHGRREPDPPVQTHPLPWSAPSALRTRISGRPHLGGHYLAPVADSLDALCARFRPDAVYWSHSYLAAWAPPATRRVPNVVEFANVERHRLRTLTASTRGWQRMARGAEAAKAGFWEPRVAARAAFCVALSRPDQTVLREWSDAVVLAPNGVDRWPYRPSPPDGYVLALASYDYEPNVRALRALIRDVWPLVRAESPEARLVIAGRRSEALAPEFATVAGVTVLGTLDDVSEAYAAAAVTVAPATTGGGSQLKLTESLSRARTVVMSPFAASGLPDAVRDAGAHRVGAEPPSFAAAVVDALRNVPARHEREHAGWRGCAALGWSRTLGGMVDAVADLASRRVVS is encoded by the coding sequence ATGAGCCGGGTGCTGGTGGTCAGCGTCGAGCCGCCCTGGCCGGCGCAGCACGGCGGGCGGATCCGTACCGCCCGGGTGGCCGAGGCGCTGGGCCGGCAGGGCGAGTTGCTGGTCGCCTTCCCCGACCACGGCCGGCGGGAACCGGACCCGCCGGTGCAGACGCACCCGCTGCCCTGGTCGGCACCGTCGGCGCTGCGTACCCGGATCTCCGGCCGGCCGCACCTCGGCGGGCACTACCTGGCGCCGGTCGCCGACTCCCTCGACGCGCTCTGCGCGCGGTTCCGGCCCGACGCGGTGTACTGGTCCCACTCCTACCTGGCGGCGTGGGCGCCGCCGGCGACCCGGCGGGTGCCGAACGTCGTCGAGTTCGCCAACGTCGAGCGTCACCGCCTGCGAACCCTGACGGCCTCGACCCGGGGGTGGCAACGGATGGCCCGCGGTGCCGAGGCGGCCAAGGCCGGCTTCTGGGAGCCCCGGGTGGCCGCCCGCGCCGCCTTCTGCGTCGCGCTCTCCCGGCCGGACCAGACCGTGCTGCGCGAATGGAGCGACGCCGTCGTGCTCGCCCCGAATGGCGTAGACCGCTGGCCGTACCGTCCGTCGCCACCGGATGGTTACGTCCTCGCGCTGGCGTCGTACGACTACGAGCCGAACGTGCGGGCGCTGCGTGCGTTGATCCGCGACGTGTGGCCGCTGGTGCGCGCCGAGTCCCCCGAGGCCCGGCTGGTGATCGCCGGCCGGCGTAGCGAGGCACTGGCCCCGGAGTTCGCCACGGTTGCCGGGGTCACCGTCCTCGGCACGCTCGACGACGTGTCGGAGGCGTACGCCGCCGCCGCGGTGACCGTCGCCCCGGCCACCACCGGCGGCGGCTCGCAGCTGAAACTGACCGAGTCGCTGTCGCGGGCGCGGACCGTCGTGATGAGTCCGTTCGCCGCGTCGGGCCTGCCGGACGCCGTACGCGACGCCGGGGCCCATCGGGTCGGTGCCGAGCCGCCGTCCTTCGCGGCGGCGGTCGTCGACGCGCTGCGGAACGTCCCGGCCCGGCACGAGCGGGAGCACGCCGGATGGCGGGGCTGCGCGGCGCTCGGCTGGTCCCGGACCCTGGGCGGGATGGTCGACGCCGTGGCGGACCTCGCCAGCCGGAGGGTCGTGTCGTGA
- a CDS encoding glycosyl transferase family 1 codes for MPEHAPLSDVPVANVLMLGTAEWDSPIATNQHYVARELARTTNVTFVESLGLRRPKLRRDDIVRVAARVRRAFGDRAETPTHRPRPAGARIVSPLVLPVHRTPTRPLNRALLRRATSHWLASPRPRVLWTFTPVTYGLESAADVVVYHCVDLLATFPGVDGVAVGRGERALSRRTAVAIATSRAVHEHLAAAGFPRIELLPNVADVSVFTAASRPAAERRPAVLFSGNLTVHKLDLRLLESVAIALRGRGELLLAGPLAAGGGSFDAELRRLAELGARHLGVLTPAQLAEAAGSCAVGLIPYAINDYTRGVSPLKCFEYLSSGLAVLSTGLPSVTELARANPHVTVAGGDGFAARLVELVEPVTDTVLADRMASAAAHGWEGRGAALRSLLKGELAGAR; via the coding sequence GTGCCGGAGCATGCCCCACTCAGCGACGTTCCGGTGGCGAACGTGCTGATGCTGGGGACGGCCGAGTGGGACTCCCCGATCGCGACGAACCAGCACTATGTCGCGCGGGAACTCGCCCGTACCACGAACGTGACGTTCGTCGAGTCGCTGGGCCTGCGCCGACCCAAGCTCCGGCGGGACGACATCGTCCGCGTGGCCGCGCGGGTACGCCGGGCGTTCGGCGACCGGGCCGAGACTCCGACGCACCGACCCCGGCCGGCCGGGGCGCGGATCGTGTCCCCGCTCGTGCTGCCGGTGCACCGGACGCCGACACGTCCGCTCAACCGGGCACTGCTGCGCCGGGCCACCAGCCACTGGCTGGCCAGTCCACGACCGCGGGTGCTCTGGACATTCACCCCGGTGACATACGGCCTGGAGTCCGCTGCGGACGTCGTCGTCTACCACTGCGTGGACCTGCTGGCGACCTTCCCCGGCGTCGACGGGGTCGCCGTCGGTCGGGGTGAGCGCGCCCTGTCGAGGCGCACCGCCGTGGCCATCGCCACCAGCCGGGCCGTCCACGAGCACCTCGCCGCCGCCGGCTTCCCCCGGATCGAGTTGCTGCCGAACGTCGCGGACGTGTCGGTCTTCACGGCGGCGAGCAGGCCGGCGGCCGAGCGCCGCCCCGCCGTCCTCTTCTCCGGGAATCTCACCGTCCACAAGCTCGACCTGCGGCTCCTCGAATCGGTCGCCATCGCCCTGCGCGGGCGGGGTGAGCTGCTGCTGGCCGGTCCGCTCGCCGCCGGTGGGGGCAGCTTCGACGCGGAACTGCGGCGACTGGCGGAACTGGGCGCCCGACACCTCGGCGTCCTCACACCCGCCCAGCTGGCCGAGGCCGCCGGCAGCTGCGCGGTGGGGCTCATCCCGTACGCGATCAACGACTACACCCGGGGCGTCAGCCCGCTGAAGTGCTTCGAGTACCTCTCCTCAGGACTGGCGGTGCTGAGCACCGGGCTGCCCTCGGTGACCGAACTGGCCCGCGCCAACCCGCACGTGACGGTGGCCGGGGGCGACGGCTTCGCGGCCCGCCTGGTGGAACTGGTCGAGCCGGTCACCGACACGGTGCTGGCCGACCGGATGGCGAGTGCGGCGGCACACGGGTGGGAGGGCCGTGGCGCGGCGCTGCGGTCGCTGCTGAAGGGCGAGCTGGCCGGTGCACGATAG
- a CDS encoding glycosyltransferase: MSLVSSTSDATTRPLAGRTVALIHEWFGATGGSEQVFLSMADVVPHADRFVLWKDDDATVGRDIKESWLARTPLRRSKALALPVMPLTWRTLTRRTYDVVISSSHAFAHTVKIGDPDRTRHLSYVHSPARYVWSPDLDQRGGNAVLAPMRAVLRAGDRRLGRHVHSYAANSREVRGRIRRFWGRDARVIHPPVAVDYFGAAPPQVRDQDRRYLLGVGRWIPYKNFDLMIEIAAAAGLPLVIAGGGPEETNLRRLAARVDVPVEFEFRPSRERLRELYWGALALLYPALEDFGMIPVEAQACGTPVVGWARGGLLETVLPEETGLLLNATDPAAYVAPVRRAAQLSGSAPMTNAQRFTSEAFQANIVAWLTDEA, translated from the coding sequence ATGAGCCTCGTCTCGTCCACATCGGACGCCACGACCCGGCCGCTCGCCGGCCGCACGGTCGCCCTGATCCACGAGTGGTTCGGCGCGACCGGCGGTTCCGAGCAGGTCTTCCTGAGCATGGCCGACGTCGTGCCGCACGCGGACCGGTTCGTCCTCTGGAAGGACGACGACGCCACGGTGGGCCGGGACATCAAGGAGTCCTGGCTGGCGAGGACCCCGCTGCGGCGGAGCAAGGCCCTCGCGCTTCCGGTCATGCCGCTGACCTGGCGGACGCTGACCCGTCGGACGTACGACGTGGTCATCTCGTCGAGTCACGCCTTCGCGCACACCGTCAAGATCGGCGATCCGGACCGGACCCGGCACCTGAGCTACGTGCACTCGCCCGCCCGCTACGTGTGGAGTCCGGATCTGGACCAGCGGGGTGGCAACGCCGTGCTCGCGCCGATGCGCGCCGTGCTTCGGGCCGGTGACCGCCGGCTGGGCCGGCACGTGCACAGCTACGCGGCGAACTCCCGGGAGGTGCGGGGGCGGATCCGCCGCTTCTGGGGCCGCGACGCCCGGGTGATCCACCCGCCGGTGGCGGTGGACTACTTCGGGGCGGCCCCGCCGCAGGTACGCGACCAGGACCGCCGCTATCTGCTGGGCGTCGGCCGCTGGATCCCGTACAAGAACTTCGACCTGATGATCGAGATCGCGGCGGCGGCCGGCCTGCCGCTGGTGATCGCCGGTGGTGGGCCGGAGGAGACGAACCTGCGCCGGCTCGCCGCCCGCGTCGACGTGCCGGTCGAGTTCGAGTTCCGGCCGTCGCGGGAACGGCTGCGCGAGCTGTACTGGGGCGCGCTGGCGCTGCTCTACCCGGCGCTCGAGGACTTCGGCATGATCCCCGTGGAGGCGCAGGCCTGCGGCACACCGGTCGTCGGCTGGGCCCGCGGTGGGCTGCTGGAGACCGTGCTGCCGGAGGAGACCGGCCTCCTGCTGAACGCCACCGACCCGGCCGCGTACGTGGCGCCCGTCCGGCGGGCGGCGCAGCTGTCGGGATCGGCGCCGATGACCAACGCCCAACGGTTCACTTCGGAGGCCTTCCAGGCGAACATCGTCGCCTGGTTGACCGACGAGGCGTAG
- a CDS encoding MurR/RpiR family transcriptional regulator gives MNDGAAMAPTERVVGLFDGVRLTPTQRRIAHCLVQHAPAIGYLSAAEVAELAGVSQPSVTRFAVALGHDGYPALRRRLRELTAAAPGPATAGNELQQAVRAEMGNLDRLAAQLTDRERVATTGRLLAASRPLPVLGLRAAAPLAAYFAYFAAKVHPDVRVLDDGGSLLVDRLEQATEAGARALLAFVLPRYPRETLEALRQARDAGLTVVAITDSPVSPAAEHADVLLPAAIGAQLVFDLHTAPMTLAMVLLQAICDAAPAETQRRLEAFEASAARRQLFLG, from the coding sequence ATGAATGACGGAGCTGCCATGGCGCCGACCGAGCGGGTCGTCGGCCTGTTCGACGGGGTTCGGCTCACTCCGACGCAGCGGCGCATCGCGCACTGCCTGGTGCAGCACGCTCCGGCGATCGGCTACCTCTCCGCCGCCGAGGTCGCCGAGCTGGCCGGGGTCAGCCAGCCGTCGGTCACCCGGTTCGCGGTGGCACTGGGCCACGACGGCTATCCCGCGCTGCGCCGCCGGCTGCGCGAGCTGACCGCCGCCGCGCCCGGGCCGGCCACCGCCGGCAACGAACTCCAGCAGGCGGTACGCGCCGAGATGGGCAACCTGGACCGGCTGGCCGCACAGCTCACCGACCGGGAGCGGGTCGCCACCACCGGGCGGCTGCTGGCCGCCAGCCGGCCGCTGCCGGTGCTCGGCCTGCGGGCCGCCGCGCCGCTGGCCGCGTACTTCGCCTACTTCGCCGCCAAGGTGCACCCGGACGTGCGGGTGCTCGACGACGGAGGCAGCCTGCTCGTCGACCGTCTGGAGCAGGCGACCGAGGCTGGGGCACGGGCTCTGCTGGCGTTCGTGCTGCCGCGCTATCCCCGGGAGACCCTGGAGGCGCTGCGCCAGGCCCGCGACGCCGGGCTGACCGTGGTGGCGATCACCGACTCGCCGGTCAGCCCGGCGGCCGAGCACGCCGACGTGCTGCTGCCCGCCGCGATCGGCGCACAGCTCGTGTTCGACCTGCACACCGCCCCGATGACCCTGGCCATGGTGCTGCTCCAGGCGATCTGCGACGCCGCACCGGCCGAGACCCAGCGCAGGCTGGAGGCGTTCGAAGCCTCGGCCGCCCGTCGTCAGTTGTTCCTCGGTTAG
- the hutU gene encoding urocanate hydratase: protein MSRPTQGPIRAARGPQRTARGWPQEAALRMLMNNLDPEVAERPDDLVVYGGTGKAARDWPSYHALVRTLTELRDDETMLVQSGRPVGVLRTHEWAPRVLLANSNLVGDWATWPEFRRLEQLGLTMYGQMTAGSWIYIGTQGILQGTYETFAAVATKRFNGTLAGTLTLTGGCGGMGGAQPLAVTMNGGVCLIVDVDRSRLERRVHDRYLDEVADNLDDAVERVLAAKRDRRALSVGVVGNAATVFPELLRRGVPIDVVTDQTSAHDPLSYLPEGVELADARDYAAAKPAEFTDRARASMARHVEAMVGFLDAGAEVFDYGNSIRGEARLGGYDRAFDFPGFVPAYIRPLFCEGKGPFRWAALSGDPADIAATDRAILDLFPENESLARWIRLAGERVAFQGLPARICWLGYGERDRAGVRFNEMVASGELSAPMVIGRDHLDCGSVASPYRETEAMADGSDAIADWPLLNALVNTASGASWVSLHHGGGVGIGRSLHAGQVCVADGSALAGQKIERVLTNDPAMGVIRHVDAGYDAAREVAERTGVRVPMAEG from the coding sequence ATGTCCCGACCCACGCAAGGGCCGATCCGGGCCGCGCGCGGCCCGCAGCGCACCGCCCGCGGCTGGCCGCAGGAGGCCGCCCTGCGGATGCTGATGAACAACCTCGACCCCGAGGTGGCCGAGCGCCCCGACGACCTGGTGGTCTACGGCGGCACCGGGAAGGCCGCCCGGGACTGGCCGTCGTACCACGCGCTGGTGCGTACCCTGACCGAGCTGCGCGACGACGAGACGATGCTGGTGCAGTCGGGCCGGCCGGTCGGGGTACTGCGCACCCACGAGTGGGCGCCCCGGGTGCTGCTGGCGAACTCGAACCTGGTGGGCGACTGGGCGACCTGGCCCGAGTTCCGCCGGCTGGAACAGCTCGGCCTGACCATGTACGGGCAGATGACCGCCGGCTCGTGGATCTACATCGGCACCCAGGGCATCCTCCAGGGCACGTACGAGACGTTCGCCGCGGTCGCCACCAAGCGGTTCAACGGCACCCTGGCGGGCACGCTGACGCTGACCGGCGGGTGCGGCGGGATGGGCGGGGCGCAGCCCCTGGCCGTCACCATGAACGGCGGCGTCTGCCTGATCGTGGATGTGGACCGCAGCCGGCTGGAGCGCCGGGTGCACGACCGTTACCTGGACGAGGTCGCCGACAACCTGGACGACGCGGTCGAGCGGGTCCTCGCGGCGAAGCGCGACCGTCGGGCGTTGAGCGTGGGGGTGGTGGGCAACGCCGCCACCGTCTTCCCCGAGCTGCTGCGCCGGGGCGTACCGATCGACGTGGTCACCGACCAGACCAGCGCGCACGACCCGCTGTCGTACCTGCCGGAGGGGGTCGAGCTGGCCGACGCCCGGGACTACGCGGCGGCCAAGCCGGCCGAGTTCACCGACCGGGCGCGGGCGTCGATGGCCCGGCACGTCGAGGCGATGGTGGGCTTCCTGGACGCCGGTGCGGAGGTCTTCGACTACGGCAACTCGATCCGGGGCGAGGCGCGCCTCGGCGGGTACGACCGCGCCTTCGACTTCCCCGGTTTCGTGCCGGCGTACATCCGGCCGCTGTTCTGCGAGGGCAAGGGCCCGTTCCGGTGGGCGGCACTCTCCGGCGACCCGGCCGACATCGCCGCCACCGACCGGGCCATCCTCGACCTGTTCCCGGAGAACGAGTCCCTCGCCCGGTGGATCCGGCTGGCCGGCGAGCGGGTCGCCTTCCAGGGCCTGCCGGCGCGGATCTGCTGGCTGGGCTACGGCGAGCGGGACCGGGCGGGCGTCCGGTTCAACGAGATGGTCGCCTCGGGTGAGCTGAGCGCGCCAATGGTGATCGGCCGGGACCACCTGGACTGCGGCAGCGTGGCCAGCCCGTACCGGGAGACCGAGGCGATGGCCGACGGCTCCGACGCCATCGCCGACTGGCCGCTGCTCAACGCGCTGGTCAACACCGCCAGCGGGGCCTCCTGGGTCTCGCTGCACCACGGCGGCGGGGTGGGCATCGGCCGGTCCCTCCACGCCGGCCAGGTCTGCGTGGCCGACGGCAGCGCGCTGGCCGGGCAGAAGATCGAGCGGGTGCTCACCAACGATCCGGCGATGGGCGTCATCCGGCACGTGGACGCCGGCTACGACGCCGCCCGCGAGGTCGCCGAGCGCACCGGCGTGCGCGTCCCCATGGCGGAGGGGTAA
- a CDS encoding allantoate amidohydrolase, which yields MTELAGRFRKLWDEIAPIGRDAGSGGYLRYALTEPESRLRDWFREQADLRGMPVTADGNGNLFAWWGDPDAGDAVLTGSHFDSVPHGGAYDGPLGIVSAWLAVDELRAAGVTPSRPLVVGAFVEEEGARFGVPCLGSRLLTGQIDADRAALLCDAAGVSFAEALGDRPAGADPALLGRLAAFVELHVEQGRALVDQDAPVAVASAIWPHGRWRFDVTGEGNHAGTTRMADRRDPMLTYAFTVLAANKEARLRGAHATVGRVAVEPNATNAIPSRVTGWLDARAAEPETLTGLVEAVRAKVAERARRDGTEVTLTEESVTPLVGFDGELAGRLAALLDAPVLPTGAGHDAGVLAAQVPTAMLFVRNPTGVSHSPAESATDADCAAGVTALARVLTELTR from the coding sequence ATGACCGAGCTGGCCGGCCGGTTCCGGAAGCTGTGGGACGAGATCGCCCCGATCGGGCGGGACGCGGGCAGCGGCGGCTACCTGCGCTACGCGCTCACCGAGCCGGAGTCGCGGCTGCGCGACTGGTTCCGGGAGCAGGCCGACCTGCGCGGCATGCCGGTCACCGCCGACGGCAACGGCAACCTGTTCGCCTGGTGGGGCGACCCGGACGCCGGGGACGCGGTCCTGACCGGCAGCCACTTCGACTCGGTCCCGCACGGCGGGGCGTACGACGGGCCGCTCGGCATCGTCAGCGCGTGGCTCGCCGTGGACGAGCTGCGCGCGGCGGGCGTCACCCCGTCCCGGCCGCTGGTCGTCGGCGCGTTCGTCGAGGAGGAGGGGGCCCGGTTCGGCGTACCGTGCCTGGGTTCGCGGCTGCTCACCGGGCAGATCGACGCCGACCGCGCGGCCCTGCTGTGCGACGCGGCCGGGGTGAGCTTCGCCGAGGCGCTGGGCGACCGGCCGGCGGGCGCCGACCCGGCGCTGCTCGGCCGGCTCGCCGCCTTCGTGGAGTTGCACGTCGAGCAGGGCCGCGCGCTGGTCGACCAGGACGCGCCGGTCGCGGTGGCCAGCGCGATCTGGCCGCACGGTCGCTGGCGCTTCGACGTCACCGGCGAGGGAAACCACGCCGGTACGACCCGGATGGCCGACCGCCGCGACCCCATGCTGACCTACGCGTTCACGGTGCTCGCGGCGAACAAGGAGGCCCGGCTGCGCGGCGCCCACGCCACCGTGGGTCGGGTGGCGGTGGAGCCGAACGCGACCAACGCGATCCCGTCGCGGGTGACCGGCTGGCTGGACGCCCGGGCGGCCGAGCCCGAGACCCTGACCGGCCTGGTCGAGGCGGTACGGGCCAAGGTTGCCGAGCGGGCCCGGCGCGACGGCACCGAGGTCACCCTGACCGAGGAGTCGGTGACGCCGCTGGTGGGATTCGACGGCGAACTCGCCGGCCGGTTGGCCGCGCTGCTCGACGCCCCGGTGCTGCCCACCGGCGCGGGACACGACGCCGGGGTGCTCGCGGCGCAGGTGCCCACCGCGATGCTCTTCGTCCGCAACCCGACCGGGGTGTCGCACTCCCCCGCCGAGTCGGCCACCGACGCCGACTGCGCCGCCGGGGTGACCGCCCTGGCCCGGGTGCTGACGGAGTTGACCCGGTGA
- a CDS encoding formimidoylglutamate deiminase: MTSTRWLAEYAWLPEHAEPTPDVLIETVNGRITGVTPLTPGGRPDAGVNVLADAVRLPGLTLSGLANAHSHAFHRALRGRTHGGRGDFWSWRDQMYAVTTRLDPDSYLALARAVYAEMALAGITCVGEFHYLHHGPGGTPYADPNAMGAALVEAAAHAGIRLTLLDACYLTATVDGQPLVGPQQRFGDGDALRWAERVTAFTPDGEHARLGAAIHSVRAVPAEQLATVAGWADRRDAPLHVHLSEQPAENDACRTVHGRTPTGLLAEHGVLGRATTAVHATHPTSADVSLLGESGTGVCLCPTTERDLADGIGPARRMADAGIPLSLGSDSHAVIDPFEEARAVELDERLRTRRRGHFAPAELLAAASAAGHAALGWTDAGRIAVGDRADLVTVRLDSVRTAGVTPAGAWFAASAADVAQVVVDGRVLVRDGRHLTVDVATELATAIAEVNP; this comes from the coding sequence GTGACCTCGACCCGCTGGCTCGCCGAGTACGCCTGGCTGCCCGAGCACGCCGAGCCGACCCCGGACGTGCTGATCGAGACGGTCAACGGCCGGATCACCGGGGTCACCCCGCTGACGCCCGGCGGCCGGCCCGACGCGGGCGTCAACGTGCTGGCCGACGCCGTCCGGCTGCCGGGGCTGACCCTGTCCGGGTTGGCCAACGCCCACTCGCACGCCTTCCACCGGGCGCTGCGCGGGCGCACCCACGGCGGGCGCGGCGACTTCTGGAGCTGGCGCGACCAGATGTACGCCGTCACCACCCGCCTGGACCCCGACTCCTATCTGGCGCTGGCGCGGGCGGTCTACGCCGAGATGGCGCTGGCCGGGATCACCTGCGTGGGCGAGTTCCACTACCTGCACCACGGGCCGGGCGGCACCCCGTACGCCGACCCGAACGCGATGGGCGCGGCGCTGGTCGAGGCGGCGGCGCACGCCGGTATCCGGCTGACCCTGCTGGACGCGTGCTACCTGACCGCCACCGTGGACGGGCAACCGCTGGTCGGGCCGCAGCAGCGCTTCGGCGACGGCGACGCGTTGCGCTGGGCCGAGCGGGTCACCGCGTTCACCCCCGACGGCGAGCACGCCCGCCTCGGCGCGGCCATCCACTCCGTCCGCGCGGTACCGGCCGAGCAGCTCGCCACGGTCGCCGGCTGGGCGGACCGCCGCGACGCGCCGCTGCACGTGCACCTGTCGGAGCAGCCCGCCGAGAACGACGCCTGCCGGACGGTGCACGGGCGCACCCCCACCGGCCTGCTCGCCGAGCACGGCGTGCTCGGCCGGGCCACCACGGCGGTGCACGCCACCCACCCGACCAGCGCCGACGTGAGCCTGCTCGGCGAGAGCGGGACCGGGGTCTGCCTCTGCCCCACCACGGAACGGGATCTGGCCGACGGCATCGGGCCGGCCCGCCGGATGGCCGACGCCGGCATCCCGCTCAGCCTGGGCAGCGACAGCCACGCCGTGATCGACCCGTTCGAGGAGGCGCGGGCCGTCGAGCTGGACGAGCGGCTGCGGACCCGGCGGCGCGGTCACTTCGCCCCGGCGGAGCTGCTGGCGGCGGCGAGCGCGGCCGGGCACGCCGCGCTGGGCTGGACCGACGCCGGGCGGATCGCGGTCGGCGACCGCGCCGACCTGGTCACGGTGCGGCTGGACAGCGTACGCACGGCCGGGGTGACCCCGGCGGGCGCCTGGTTCGCGGCGAGCGCGGCCGACGTCGCCCAGGTCGTCGTGGACGGCCGGGTGCTGGTCCGCGACGGCCGCCACCTGACCGTCGACGTGGCGACGGAACTGGCCACTGCCATCGCGGAGGTAAACCCGTGA
- the hutI gene encoding imidazolonepropionase — protein sequence MSLLVDNIGELVTNEAGRGEGGPLGIRRRAAVLVEDGEVAWVGNAVDAPAADRRVDAGGAAVLPGFVDSHAHLVFAGDRAAEFAARMAGQPYTGGGIRTTVGATRAAADGELRATVRRLRAEALRQGTTTIEIKSGYGLTVADEARSLRIAAEVTEETTFLGAHVVPTEYADRPDEYVSLVCGPMLAAAAPYARWIDVFCERGAFDADHARAILTCGQAAGLGVRVHANQLGPGPGVRLGVEVGAASVDHCTHLTDADVDALASTRVDCMCAEGGHTATVATLLPGAEFSTRSPYPDARRLLDAGVTVALATDCNPGSSYTSSMPFCIALAVREMRMTPAEAVWAATAGGARALRRDDVGVLRPGARADLIILDAPSHLHLAYRPGVPLIRQVLHNGVTR from the coding sequence GTGAGTCTGCTGGTGGACAACATCGGCGAGCTGGTCACCAACGAGGCCGGCCGGGGCGAGGGCGGGCCGCTGGGCATCCGGCGGCGGGCCGCCGTGCTCGTCGAGGACGGCGAGGTGGCCTGGGTGGGTAACGCGGTCGACGCGCCGGCCGCCGACCGGCGCGTCGACGCCGGTGGCGCGGCGGTGCTGCCCGGCTTCGTGGACAGCCACGCCCACCTGGTCTTCGCCGGCGACCGGGCGGCCGAGTTCGCCGCCCGGATGGCCGGCCAGCCGTACACCGGCGGCGGCATCCGGACCACGGTCGGTGCCACCCGCGCCGCCGCCGACGGCGAGCTGCGCGCCACCGTGCGTCGGCTGCGCGCCGAGGCGTTGCGGCAGGGCACCACCACGATCGAGATCAAGAGTGGGTACGGCCTCACCGTCGCCGACGAGGCCCGGTCGCTGCGGATCGCCGCCGAGGTCACCGAGGAGACCACCTTCCTCGGCGCCCACGTCGTCCCGACCGAGTACGCCGACCGCCCCGACGAGTACGTCTCGCTGGTGTGCGGGCCGATGCTGGCCGCCGCCGCGCCGTACGCCCGCTGGATCGACGTGTTCTGCGAGCGGGGCGCCTTCGACGCCGACCATGCCCGCGCGATCCTGACCTGCGGGCAGGCCGCCGGCCTGGGCGTGCGGGTGCACGCCAACCAGCTCGGGCCCGGCCCCGGCGTGCGGCTCGGGGTGGAGGTGGGCGCGGCCAGCGTGGACCACTGCACCCACCTGACCGACGCCGACGTGGACGCGCTGGCCTCGACCCGGGTCGACTGCATGTGCGCCGAGGGTGGTCACACCGCCACCGTCGCCACCCTGCTGCCCGGCGCCGAGTTCTCCACCCGGTCGCCCTATCCGGACGCCCGCCGGCTGCTCGACGCAGGCGTCACCGTGGCGCTGGCCACCGACTGCAACCCCGGCTCGTCGTACACCTCGTCGATGCCGTTCTGCATCGCGCTGGCCGTACGCGAGATGCGGATGACCCCGGCGGAGGCCGTGTGGGCCGCGACCGCCGGGGGCGCGCGGGCACTGCGCCGCGACGACGTCGGGGTGCTGCGGCCCGGCGCCCGCGCCGACCTGATCATCCTCGACGCACCGTCCCACCTGCACCTGGCCTACCGGCCCGGGGTGCCCCTGATCCGCCAGGTCCTGCACAACGGAGTAACGCGATGA